Proteins found in one Bacillus sp. BGMRC 2118 genomic segment:
- a CDS encoding alpha/beta hydrolase, translated as MKRYFVNVGELEVHITEWGNEKNPVIFCLHGLGSTSLSFIEIGELLKDEFRIISVDAPGHGKTPPFESTEEYEMPAMAKWINSIINILKINKIYFLSHSWGSCVSLYYIHSFPERVDGAILIDGGYHTKRLKGISVEEEVSYYLIDFEDYMESWDRFLNEAVYGDVKRRSSLLDLAGKDLVLAKENKFYWHARGITGANIVKAMHKNETLDIYEELHLSNLVLLRATIPEEQNNYRDLTSRLFEQKTGGTVKIIPNATHMLHWDKPELVANEIRRNWSLS; from the coding sequence TTGAAACGTTATTTCGTTAATGTTGGTGAGTTAGAAGTACATATTACAGAGTGGGGGAATGAAAAGAATCCAGTAATTTTTTGCCTTCATGGATTAGGCAGCACAAGTCTTAGTTTTATAGAAATCGGTGAACTACTAAAGGATGAGTTCAGAATTATTTCAGTTGATGCCCCTGGCCATGGGAAAACTCCACCATTTGAATCAACAGAAGAGTATGAAATGCCAGCTATGGCAAAATGGATAAATAGCATTATAAATATATTAAAGATAAACAAGATATATTTTTTATCTCACTCTTGGGGAAGTTGTGTTTCATTATATTACATACATAGCTTTCCTGAGAGAGTGGATGGTGCGATTTTGATTGATGGTGGGTATCATACTAAGAGATTAAAGGGGATATCTGTTGAAGAAGAAGTTTCCTATTATTTAATTGATTTTGAGGACTATATGGAGTCATGGGACCGATTCTTAAATGAAGCTGTATATGGTGATGTAAAAAGAAGATCTTCACTTTTAGATTTAGCTGGTAAGGACTTAGTTTTAGCCAAAGAAAACAAGTTCTATTGGCATGCAAGAGGGATAACAGGAGCAAATATCGTAAAAGCAATGCACAAGAATGAGACATTAGATATATATGAAGAACTCCATCTTTCTAATTTAGTGTTACTTAGAGCAACAATCCCTGAAGAACAAAACAACTATAGAGATTTAACTTCAAGATTATTTGAACAGAAGACTGGTGGAACAGTAAAGATAATCCCTAATGCTACTCATATGCTACATTGGGACAAACCTGAATTAGTTGCCAATGAAATCAGAAGAAATTGGTCTCTTTCGTAA